From a region of the Lactuca sativa cultivar Salinas chromosome 4, Lsat_Salinas_v11, whole genome shotgun sequence genome:
- the LOC111892461 gene encoding uncharacterized protein LOC111892461, giving the protein MNEFDPAHPYNDDNDEDDLFVSKMYQYYTDSLLQPDPAPLLTRRATLNRDHEEGHQRLVNDYFAENCVYQPNDFKRRFRLRKKCLRKDSQHYGSRVSYEFFQMRYDARGKRGFTGLQKCVVAIKLMAMGESPDSDDDYMRMSEMTVRESLYLLARGVVETFGDQYLRKPSLHDMQQLYAVHEERHGFPGKAPDAPFTVNGNEYKFGYYLTDGIYPQYSMFVKAFRHPIDPRDKYFKRQEGARKDVERAFWVMKSKWRIVELAARPYELDTLRYIMYACIIMHNMVVEDKGHNIATYSPTEPKHVQFQPGTLEYLHRVVNIQDQRKHKQLREDLADYIYVGHEDEDE; this is encoded by the exons ATGAATGAATTTGATCCGGCCCATCCGTACAATGATGATAACGACGAAGACGATTTGTTCGTGAGTAAAATGTACCAGTATTACACAGATAGCCTACTACAGCCAGATCCAGCTCCACTACTCACACGACGTGCGACGTTAAATAGAGATCATGAGGAAGGGCATCAGCGGCTAGTTAACGATTACTTTGCGGAAAATTGTGTCTACCAGCCAAACGATTTCAAAAGAAGATTTCGTTTGCGAAAAAAATGTCTTCGAAAGGATAGCCAACACTATGGAAGCAGG GTATC atATGAATTTTTCCAAATGAGATATGATGCTAGAGGCAAACGAGGCTTCACAGGGTTGCAAAAATGTGTTGTTGCAATTAAACTTATGGCAATGGGGGAGTCACCCGATTCTGATGACGATTATATGAGAATGTCTGAGATGACCGTACGAGAAAGTTTGTATTTATTGGCAAGAGGTGTTGTCGAAACATTCGGTGACCAATACTTGCGCAAACCTTCGTTGCATGATATGCAACAATTATATGCGGTGCATGAAGAAAGACATGGTTTTCCGG GAAAAGCCCCGGATGCTCCTTTCACAGTGAATGGAAATGAATATAAGTTCGGGTATTACCTTACAGACGGAATATATCCACAATATTCTATGTTTGTGAAGGCGTTTCGACACCCAATAGATCCAAGGGACAAATATTTCAAGAGGCAAGAAGGAGCACGTAAGGATGTTGAACGTGCTTTTTGGGTTATGAAATCAAAATGGCGCATTGTTGAACTTGCGGCGAGACCTTATGAGTTAGATACTCTACGATatatcatgtatgcatgtatcataatgcataacatggttGTTGAAGATAAAGGACACAATATTGCAACGTATTCTCCTACGGAACCAAAACATGTGCAATTTCAACCAGGGACATTAGAATATTTACATAGAGTGGTTAATATTCAAGATCAGCGAAAACACAAACAACTCCGTGAAGACTTGGCGGATTACATTTATGTTGGTcacgaagatgaagatgaatag
- the LOC111892466 gene encoding oxygen-evolving enhancer protein 1, chloroplastic — protein sequence MAASLQAAATFMQPTKVGVSGRLQLKSSPSICKAFGVESSGARVSCSLQADLKDFAQKCTDAAKIAGFALATSALVVSGASAEGSPKRLTFDEIQSKTYMEVKGTGTANQCPTIDGGVTGFAFKSGKYNAKKFCLEPTSFTVKAEGVSKNSTPEFQKTKLMTRLTYTLDEIEGPLEVSPDGSIKFEEKDGIDYAAVTVQLPGGERVPFLFTIKQLVASGKPESFSGEFLVPSYRGSSFLDPKGRGGSTGYDNAVALPAGGRGDEEELSKENVKNVAASTGKITLSVTSSKPDTGEVIGVFESIQPSDTDLGAKVPKDVKIQGVWYAQLE from the exons ATGGCAGCTTCACTGCAAGCAGCGGCAACTTTCATGCAACCAACCAAGGTGGGTGTCTCCGGCCGTCTGCAGCTAAAGTCTTCTCCGAGCATCTGCAAGGCCTTCGGTGTCGAGTCCTCCGGAGCCAGGGTGTCTTGCTCTCTTCAGGCTGATCTCAAGGACTTCGCTCAGAAATGCACCGATGCTGCCAAGATCGCCGGATTCGCTCTTGCCACTTCTGCCCTTGTTGTTTCG GGAGCAAGTGCTGAGGGAAGTCCAAAAAGGTTAACTTTCGATGAGATCCAAAGCAAGACATACATGGAAGTAAAAGGAACCGGAACAGCTAACCAATGCCCAACCATCGACGGCGGAGTTACTGGGTTTGCTTTCAAGTCCGGCAAATACAACGCCAAGAAATTCTGCCTTGAACCCACATCATTCACAGTCAAAGCCGAAGGTGTAAGCAAGAACTCTACACCCGAGTTCCAAAAAACCAAACTCATGACCCGTTTGACCTACacccttgacgagatcgagggTCCCCTCGAAGTGTCTCCTGATGGATCCATTAAGTTCGAGGAGAAAGACGGAATCGACTACGCTGCTGTGACTGTTCAGCTTCCCGGAGGTGAACGTGTGCCATTCCTATTCACAATCAAACAGCTCGTAGCATCTGGGAAACCAGAGAGCTTTAGTGGAGAATTTCTAGTGCCATCTTACAGAGGATCGTCATTTCTTGACCCAAAGGGTAGAGGTGGTTCCACCGGATATGATAATGCGGTTGCTTTGCCGGCAGGAGGGAGGGGAGATGAAGAGGAGCTTTCTAAAGAGAACGTAAAGAATGTTGCAGCATCAACGGGAAAGATTACTTTGAGTGTCACTTCAAGCAAGCCGGATACTGGAGAGGTGATCGGAGTGTTTGAGAGTATTCAGCCTTCGGATACTGATCTTGGAGCCAAGGTTCCTAAGGATGTGAAAATCCAGGGTGTTTGGTATGCTCAGTTGGAGTGA
- the LOC111892464 gene encoding cold-regulated 413 plasma membrane protein 2, translating into MVRSDILTLKADEVTSEILNADITELKLAVETLFDHVSKLGGLGFGTSLLSWVASLAAMYLLILDRTNWRSNMLTSLLVPYIYFSLPPSLFHFLRGQFGLWVAFIAVVLRLFFPRHFPDWLEMPGSLILLLIVAPGLFAHAFRGSWVGVAICLLIGCYLLQEHIRASGGFRNSFMQSHGISNTIGILLLLIYPMWRLIIRFV; encoded by the exons ATGGTGAGGAGCGACATTTTGACGTTGAAGGCCGATGAGGTGACGTCGGAGATACTCAATGCCGATATCACTGAGCTGAAGCTCGCCGTAGAGACGCTGTTCGATCATGTCAGTAAGCTCGGCGGGTTAGGGTTCGGCACTTCCTTGCTTTCATGGGTTGCATCCTTAGCTGCTAT GTATTTGTTGATACTGGATCGAACAAACTGGAGATCAAACATGCTAACATCACTGTTAGTACCTTACATATACTTCAGTCTTCCTCCATCGTTATTCCACTTCTTAAG GGGACAATTTGGGTTGTGGGTCGCATTCATTGCAGTTGTATTAAGGCTGTTCTTCCCACGTCATTTCCCAG ATTGGTTGGAGATGCCTGGATCATTGATTCTTCTTTTGATAGTTGCTCCGGGATTATTTGCTCATGCGTTTAGGGGAAGTTGGGTTGGGGTTGCGATTTGTCTTTTGATTGGTTGTTATCTTCTTCAAGAACACATTCGTGCATCTGGTGGATTCAGGAATTCTTTCATGCAAAGCCATGGGATATCGAACACCATTGGTATTCTTCTTTTGCTTATCTACCCAATGTGGAGGCTCATCATTcgatttgtttga